The genomic DNA CGTCGAGGAAGGAAGCCAGCAAGCCAAGATGGATGCCATTGCAGCCCTCCAAAATCTCTCCACCATCCAAGACAACCTCAGAAGTATCCTCTCGCTTCATCCCATACCTTCTCTGGTCAGCTTCCTCAAATCCTGCGACAAGTCCACGAAACCAGCTGAGAAGTGCTGCGCCCTTCTGGAATTACTAGTCAATTTCGACGAAGGGAGAACCGCTCTGACGCGCGAGGAAGGTGGGGTTCTAAGCGTGGTGGAAGTTCTCGAAGAAGGATCCCCTCCGAGCCGCGAGCACGCGGTCGGAGCCCTCTTAACGATGTGCGAGAGCGACCGGAGTCGGTACCGGGAAGTAATTCTCCGAGAAGGCGCCATTCCTGGCCTCCTCGAGCTGACGGTTCAAGGGTCAGTACAGTGCCAAGCGAAAGCCCGACGGCTGCTGGAGCTGCTGAGGGAGTCCCCCTACCGGAGACGCCAACTGGAAGCCGACACGCTGGAGAACATCGTGAGCAGCATCGTCTCGAAGGTCGTCGACGGCGACGAGCAGACAGAGAAGGCAAAGAAGATGCTGGCGGAGATGGTTCAGATCAGCATGGAGCAGAGCCTGAGGCACTTGCAGAGGAGAGCTCTGGTGGTGTGCACTCCCACTGAGCTCCCCCTTGCCAATCGACCATCCCAAGTCCCCTCAAAATAGCAAAAGAGAGAAGAGAACGCCATTAACTCTCTCCGTTAGAAGAAAATTGATCAGATGATGCCAGTCCAGGCCAGCGATGGTATCGAGTGACTGGTGAAGTGTTCGTCTGCAACTTCTGTGCATAAATTGTTACTTCCCCTGTTTTATTGAGCGATTGAAAGCTTGCATTCTGTACAATACTTGTCTCCCTCTCTCTCTACCTGTATTACTGTCGATTCACTGCCATGGCAGGAGAAGAGTTTATATGCATTGTAATATTGATCAATAAATATCTAGAATATAAAGAAACTTCGGAATTTGAATACTAAAAATATTGATGTAGCATAGTACACCTCAATGTTTTTTAGTATAAGGATATGATTGTTTTTATATGAGAATGGTATAAAATTTTGTGGTGGGAGAATGGGAGTATCctgagagattttaaatttaaaattaaaaaaaaaacattaatacCAAATGAAAACAAAATTTATCTGTGTgggtgaaatttaaatttttaggatgaGTTaggcttaaaataatttttggaaTGAAATTGGAAAGAATAATAATCAAATTGAAGAGTTTAACAAAAGAAAAAGACATAAATTAAGGGAGTGTTTGGTTTAAGGAAATAAGAGTGCGGAATGAAAATAGTAATTATTGAtcgtcattgttaatgtttgaattataggaataggaatacaaataaggaaatgaatCCTTAAAATTGAGTAATAACTTATTCCCATGtacccttcaatgagtcattactttattttcaacaatcaaaatatttccttatttcaaaaatactcttgaactaaaactaaaatttcctctcttaatatcaaatatcaaaatatatttatttaatttttctttcatatcattttctctctcctctctctcatcatattttctcttctTATTTTATCACACAccttctctctccttaatctctcccatcacactctctttcctctttctctctcgttaccatttctctctccttaatatcttccatcacactctcttctcttttttttttctcatcatattctctctcacatcatattttctctctcctcaatttttctcatcacactttcactctcatcatgttttctctctcatcacactttctctctcctcaatctctcccatcacactctttttttcatcacactttctctctcctcatttttctcattacactttctctctcttcatcctctcccatcatactttctctcacatcatattttttctctcatattctctcatcatgctctctcccatcacactctctttcctcattttttctcatcacactttctctctcttcattttttctcatcacattttctctcttatcatacattCTCTCtggtcatatttttctctcacattcaactttctctcacatctaattttttctcttattttctttttaaggtaaaaaaaaacttttgatttattctgatagaaaatatgcaactaaccaaacattgcttttaagagtgatatccatgctcatgctcattcccattccataatactatgttTCGCATTTCGATTCCTATTTCTAGTAAAGAACAAAACGCCCTCTAAAATTTTCCATACCTTCCTTTTCACTATAAATggctaaattttattatatttaaatcTTTTTACCACGTAAATTTATCTTCATGTATAATTTTTGTACTCCAATTTATTTGTTTTCATTCAAAAGTAACCAAAATTCATTAGAATATTAATACTTTttattcaataaattttaaataactaaaaattgaaaaatgtAGAAAAACTTGGATCAATGCTTATTTTATGAGACAAAAACTAGAAAATGGCAAACATTAGAAGTAAAGTAAAGTAAATAAATTGCGAAAACAATGAATCTTGTAGAGATATTGAATAAATTTTATAATCCATCAATTTTATAAATAGATTAgcttaggaaaaaaaataaatccaaGAATACACTAAATAAGACCAaggacaaaaaaaattaaaagtgattaaaatttttttaatatcacATTAAATCTTAGCTTGCATGGAATTCATGTCGATGCTGATTGCTGAGTTGTTCTTGTTCCAAACATTCAACTATATATGATATGATTAAAGCATAAAGCGAATATCATTAACCATATTATATTGTTTCTTATTACAGCACAACGTTTACCAAATTACAAACCATATCGCAAACAAATAGATAACCATAAATAGAACGATCGATCGATGGAGCAGAGCAACCTCCTAATTGATCCTCCTGCAGTTCTTCCTGATCTCGCCGTGGTCCCCAGTGAGCGGCGAGATGTTGCCCATTTTGATCATGGCCTTGGCGAAGTGGTCGAAGAAGAGGCCGCCGTCGTCGGCGTAGAGCCGCACCAGCGCCGACGTCTCGGGGCTCCCCGTGAAGAGCACTTGGTCGGAGTTGAGCAGCCCCTTGCCGGCCACCAGGTTCTTGTAGTAGGAGTTGTCGAACCTGGCGGGGCTGACCAGGTCCAGCGGGAAGAGGTTGTCGTCGCCGCCGGAGGGAGGGCACCGGGACCGCAGCTGCCAGGCGTAGCCCTCCTCCAGCGAGTCTGTGTGGCCGTCGTACAATCTCTGCCGGAAGCTGGTGCAACGGGATAGCCCGATGGTGTGGGCACCTGAGAGCGCAACAAGGTCGACAATGTCGAGTCCCTGCAGCTTGAACTTGGTGACGATGGTTTGGAGGGTGTTGTTGGGGGCCGGAATGTTGTTGTTGGAGCCACTCAAGCTCGCACCCAGTGAGTCTCTCCTCCCCAGTGCCACTTCCCAGTCGGGGCCTCCTGCCTACGAATCAAATACCAATTAATTAATGATCGAATAAATCGACTGTGAAAACAGAGCAGAGAATTCAGAAATGTATTTATTTACGGATCTCTACCAAGACAGTGGAATCTCTAGCAGCAAGCGCGAGGATGTCGGCGCAAGACACGGTGCCGGGGCACTCTGTCTCCAGGGCAGCTTTGATCTCGTCGATCACCTCGAATCCTCTCGCGGAGTTCTTGTTCGCCTTGGATCCTTTCTCGCTCGCGATGGGGCCGTTGCTGTCCAACAGCAGCGACGCGTCGCAGCCCTGCGAAAGCATCGGCGGCCATTAATTAATTATGAGCTTAAAATCATGGCATCTGATCGAATAAAACCTTGACGAAGCAGTCATGGAAGTGAAGCCTGAGCAGGGAAGCAGCCATCCTGGGCTCCCTGTCCACGGCTCTGGCGACCACAGATCTCACGATATCGAGCGCCCGCGGGCACGAATGGCCGTAGAAATGGGAGGAGAGGGGGAATGCTTCGCCTGCATTGAGGAACGAGGCGGCGATAGCAATTACGAGTAAGAGAAGAAGGGTGGAGTAGTGCTGCTTGATCGAGCCCATCGATCAGAACTAGTTGATTAGCTGATTAGCTGATTGCTTGAAGAAGAGTATGGTGGAATTGTGaggggagaagaggaggaaggtgGGTATTTATAGAGGAATGCGTGGATAAGAATCattcatgcatgcatgcatgcaagcAGAAGAAGTTAAAGAGAAAATaataggaaaagaaaaggaaacaatTGAGGAGACGGTAGAAAAGCGAAGAGTAGTTGTCAGTAGGTAGGTCGCCCTCTGTTATATTTGCTCGCATTGAAAAGCGATTTGAACATGAATTACTTAACTGCGGTCTTCAAAGAGTAGTTTAATGTTGGGTGAGTAGGCAGAGTTGCGCGTTCCTGAATTGATTGCATGAGAAGTAAGCGAATGATTCAAgcaatagaagaagaaggaaaagtcgATCGGATTAGTTTACTTAATTATTTGGAAGGTGATTAAAGTAGTGTTTGATGAGATACCGAGTAAAATGGGAGCAGTTGAAAGTACCTAATCCTTTTGACTTAGGAATGTTGACCTGGCTATGGTTAAATTAGTTAAACTAATCTACCCAATTACCACCATTCAGATGGCGACCATTCGCATTGTTAATCCCTCTCTATATGTGCACTCCCTTTAATATGAAGGGGGACCAGCCCAACTTTGTTATAGTGTGGGTTAGCTCAGTCGTCTAAAATTGTAGCCCTTATGATGAAGGCCAGTTGTGTGCCTGTGCATGCATTCGACACAATTGAATTGCATCTCTTCACCTCAACTCTGTCTGTCAATGTGACTGATCTAAATTTGTAGTCTCGCAAGTGTAATGAGTCCATGATGTGGTTATATTAATTAGAGAGAAATAACTAGTGGTGTTATCAGGAAATGATCGCTACAATCCCCACAAAATGTCTAGTTAGTTAGAGGATAATAAACTAGTTATAATGGGACAAGGAATTAATTTCTGACAAATGcatattcttaaaaaaaaacaactcCTCTCACCTCTTAAATAACTTGGTACGCGAGGATGGAATATGAGAGGCATATGAAATGAGTATAATCACCTTCTATTATAATTAATGAAATGATCACCACAATTCATGTTACGGTAGGTTAAGAGAACAGTATTCCCAAGTGACTAACGATTTTGGAATAGAATGAACTCCACTATATCAACGCCaacaaagaaaaggagaagaaaaaagcaAAGTTATATTCATGTGCTATCAACATAGATTTACATCAACTCATCCAAGAGGGTTTATACTTCTTTAAGTCTCTCAAGAAGCCTAGCTAACAACGGTTTCTTAATTGCTGCTAAATGGAAGAAGAATCAAAAGGATTAGGAAAAGACCGCGTGAATGCTAGTCATCATGAACACTACTACCATCATGGGTTGTTGCGCCAACCCTCCCAATGAACTAAGAAATGTAATATACGATTTCAGATCAATAAAGTTGCCTAGATTCGAATATTACACTCTTATTTGTGGGCTCGAGATGCAAACTTAATGTAAATTATAACAATCCTGTCTTTTTATAGTTTAACTTTTGAGTACAGGATAGAGCATGGGTGAAGGAGAGCACCAATAATTGGTAGTAGACATCCACAATTAGCATAATGCCCATGATTTCCATGTCTCCAAGTATCTCAGAATTCCACAAGTTTTGTTGAAACAaaccaaaggaaaaataaataaataagctaTATCATAAAGCTTGCTCTAAGATAACCTCTTGATAAAGTAAGCGTGCAATACAATGTGCACGCCATTGAAGGATGGGTTCAAAAACAACTAATGCAATTGAGTCAAGTTGGAAACTTGCCAAAAAAATGGGATTCAGGTGCAACTTCGGAACTGCTTTATCATTTCCTGAGGGAATATCCAGAGTGTACAGTCGCCATTCAGCTTCCCAGCTCAAATTTTCATGTACATTTTTTCTGGACTAGTGAACctacaaaaggaaaaaatatgACAGTAAAGACAGTCTGCCAGGAATTAAAAATGATGCTAATAAACAAATTTCCAAGAACTTTATATCTGCTACAGCTTACCTCTTATGACAATGTGAACTACGAATCTACATTAGTGTTAATGCATATCATTGGAGTAAATTTTATGAAATATTCACCCAGGGATATTTTCAAATCCTTGGTGTAACATAATATGATTGAAACAAATCGAAATTACCTCTCTGAAATAAAACATTAAAGTTGCCAAGTAGAATTAAAATTCCCAAATTGATAAATAAGAAACTGGCGAGGAAAAAATCGATGTGGCATGGTATTTATAAATGAGAAGTCCATGCTTACCTAGTCATCAATGTTTTTTTTATCAGATTGACCCATATCTAGTCTCTTCTGTCCTTGGGTTTCCTGGTGCTGAAGCAGATGGGCGTTCCCAAGATGTCTGATTTGCAAAATTATGGCTATCTACATCTCCTAGTCTATAGCTACGACTTCCAGAAACCTTGATCAATGTAAGAAAATGATTAAATGTCTAATGAATTGATTGAGTAACAAATCAGAACTAAGGGTAGAAGAGATGGAAGTAAATGATATTCATCCTTCAGCAAAAAAGTCACCCACCTTATCCAAAAGTGCAGAAAGGACTGTAATTCCTGGCAAGGCATCAAGACCATGCTGCAGATTAGTGCGGTTAATTTATCAAGTCACATCCATTTTCCCAAAGCAAGTTCACTATGTATTGCCAATTTAACAAGTAAATTACCTGATGTTCTACACGGGATTTGTAGAAAAACCCTCCACAGCAAATAATCATAGAGGAGACAATGAAGCTGAATTAAACAGATAGAGATTTCATAACTGAAGACAAAAATGAGAAGAAAGAACCAGAATTTAAGGAGAAATGCTTATTTAGACCCGCTTGATAAACAATTGCTCAAATATCCACCCCATTCGTACATAATATTTTTCCAACACTTTCTCAATGGTATAACACTAACAATTGTGGCTTATAAAAATCTTCTAATGTTCGTTACTTAACTAACATTATTTTTGTCAGATATTGAACCTGTGTTTGACCAATAGAACGTAGGAGGCActtccaaaagaaaaagaaaacatatatatgTATCAAATACCAGCAATTTGTCAAATATTGATTGCTGACGTACATGCAAGAAAGCACTCCAAATGTAGCCCATCCATTGGTAGAATCATCCTCTCTTTCTTGCCTATAATCTGCATATGATGCATTACAGAATTGGCATCAAACAATTTCAAATACCAATTAGTGTGTTCAGAGATTTATAAATATGATAGTTATATTGAATTCTCTAATCTAACAACACTATTTATAGCATAAATACTTTTAAATTGAATGTTAAAAGTATAATAAATAGTATGCTATAGTCATTCTAAATTTTTCTACAAATAACTAAATTTAAATTGTATAGAAAATTTGATATTTACTTAATTTCTGTTTACACCCCTACTCAAGTTATCATCATTCCATTCAGTCAACTCTAACAAATGTCACTATCAAAGTCACTAAAAACCATGGTATTTTATATTGTTTTTGAAATGGGATCCAGATAATTCTAATACATGGACTGATTACTAATCTGCAAATTTTCATGTATAGTGATCCAGAATGTTACAGAGACTACAGTAGCTCTGCTGGTGGCAGAAATGACAAGTAAATACTATAATTGATCTGTTGTTATGCTATACCACGATGGACAATGGACATCACTATTTAAAAAGCAGACATTTGAACCACTTAAAACTAAACCAGATAACAACAACACAGTATGAAAGAGTTAAACTATAGGACTTTCAATGCAGAGAACTTACATTGGTAAAATATTCCAGCACTATTTACATAGCATCTAAAAGTATTAAACACTACAGATATCatgcaaatatataaagaaaaaCTAACCGCATAGCTTTGTCAGGGTGAATCCAATTGGATCATAGCCATCTACTGGTACCATAATCTTGATTTCATAAGGAGTGTCACGAGCTACTTCACCTGTAAAATAGTAGCAAAGCATTCTTGGTGATCATTAATGACAAAGTTGTAGGTGTTTAAACTGCTGAAGAAATATACATCTCCAATATATATTGAGAACTGTTGGTGATAAAGTTGTAGGGGCTCTGCCATTTTCTGCTGAACCTGTCAACTTGACCTCTAGCCCTTTATCTGGGTTAACCTGCAAAAGCAGAGAACCAATAATTAATATACAAAAAGGTCATTAACCACCTGATGAAAAAAATTAGTTTACCTTGATGAGTGGTTTTCTTACAAGACCAGAAAGGCTGAATTTTGCTGTCAAATATAGAGATACATGTGTCTGTTCAGTACCAAAACTGCAGTAATACAAAATTCACAATAAGCCTGACAGAGTAGAGCACATCAACATATATCTTATCATGAAAACTCAACATGTCATTCTGGGAGTCATACTGAAACAACGAGGcacataataataatttataatacTGGTGAGCAGATCTCCTCAGGGCataaaatttaatcaatgaaagCAACGTAAACAATTAAAGCTGAAATTTCTCACCATTTCTAGGAAGATTCCAGCCTCTTTACTAATCATCATCGCTATATCATTAGTCAAaaaaaaggattt from Zingiber officinale cultivar Zhangliang chromosome 4A, Zo_v1.1, whole genome shotgun sequence includes the following:
- the LOC121971923 gene encoding U-box domain-containing protein 3-like — encoded protein: MGSSENWASTESSSSRGLYGRASAAELEGIIVRVGSGEEEQKVQAAMEIRRLTKTSSRNRRHLSLAVDPLVAMLRSPSYESCEAAILALLNLAVKDERNKISIVDAGALEPLISFLDSTNLDLQGFATAALFTLSASSVNKPRISASGAIPLLVKVVEEGSQQAKMDAIAALQNLSTIQDNLRSILSLHPIPSLVSFLKSCDKSTKPAEKCCALLELLVNFDEGRTALTREEGGVLSVVEVLEEGSPPSREHAVGALLTMCESDRSRYREVILREGAIPGLLELTVQGSVQCQAKARRLLELLRESPYRRRQLEADTLENIVSSIVSKVVDGDEQTEKAKKMLAEMVQISMEQSLRHLQRRALVVCTPTELPLANRPSQVPSK
- the LOC121971924 gene encoding peroxidase 49-like yields the protein MGSIKQHYSTLLLLLVIAIAASFLNAGEAFPLSSHFYGHSCPRALDIVRSVVARAVDREPRMAASLLRLHFHDCFVKGCDASLLLDSNGPIASEKGSKANKNSARGFEVIDEIKAALETECPGTVSCADILALAARDSTVLAGGPDWEVALGRRDSLGASLSGSNNNIPAPNNTLQTIVTKFKLQGLDIVDLVALSGAHTIGLSRCTSFRQRLYDGHTDSLEEGYAWQLRSRCPPSGGDDNLFPLDLVSPARFDNSYYKNLVAGKGLLNSDQVLFTGSPETSALVRLYADDGGLFFDHFAKAMIKMGNISPLTGDHGEIRKNCRRIN